In the Helianthus annuus cultivar XRQ/B chromosome 11, HanXRQr2.0-SUNRISE, whole genome shotgun sequence genome, one interval contains:
- the LOC110884827 gene encoding B3 domain-containing transcription repressor VAL2, which yields MESEVCMNGLCGAAAADWRRRGWSLRSGGFANLCDKCGSAYEQQDFCKVFHADDTGWRECTSCGKRLHCGCIASSAFLVLLDNGGVTCISCSNSPADNPKTRDDKHKETAISVEHNIGEPRASCNENHAKISNFGNIDLTISNAEAADNGEKLLHASKSQTKHENGHKDVYGSPVQTNLTIGLNGPPASNKAVEDQEVKSTLSYFQQGIWSHHILPKSVIPQGFNNANADVSSQIRVARPPVEGRIKNQLLPRYWPRITEQELQQISGDSNATIVPLFEKVLSASDAGRIGRLVLPKACAEAYFPPISQPEGLPLKIRDVKGKDWLFQFRFWPNNNSRMYVLEGVTPCIQSMRLQAGDTVTFSRMEPEGKLLMGFRKASMNTSVQGSTYSHLSELPRNVSWPTNEQLGIKLMAGAFPPSMLAPEKKRSRNIGSKSKRLLIESQESLELIYTWEELQDMLFPAPLSKPIIVTIDDNELEEYEEPPVFGKGSIFTVSASGEQEQWAECDNCSKWRRLPADFLLPPRWTCQDNVWDQSRASCLAPDELSPRELENLLRNAKELGNNVTNIQTASTTIGTEPTVAMTTKHPRHRPGCSCIVCIQPPSGKGKHKPTCTCNVCMTVKRRFKTLMLRKKKRQSEHEASIAEKLHKEEVEPKSNIVKRANNESSLLLTESSSKGHLDLNIHPRVSMMSLFQAANLPLETYLKQNDLTSLNFEQQASSGSQALHQETGDIEGGDEEDKVGDDGELQGPNNIQDAYL from the exons ATGGAGTCTGAGGTGTGTATGAATGGATTGTGTGGGGCTGCAGCTGCTGATTGGAGAAGAAGAGGTTGGAGTTTGAGGTCTGGTGGTTTTGCAAATCTTTGTGATAAGTGCGG TAGTGCATATGAGCAACAAGATTTCTGTAAAGTGTTCCACGCAGACGACACTGGGTGGAGGGAATGCACTTCTTGTGGCAAG CGACTCCATTGTGGATGTATTGCATCCAGTGCTTTCCTGGTACTACTTGACAACGGTGGTGTAACTTGTATCAGCTGCTCAAATAGTCCGGCCGATAATCCT AAGACAAGAGACGATAAGCACAAAGAAACTGCCATTTCAGTAGAACATAACATTGGAGAACCGCGAGCATCCTGTAATGAAAATCATGCAAAAATCAGCAACTTCGGTAACATAGATTTGACCATATCGAACGCTGAAGCTGCCGACAATGGTGAAAAGTTATTGCATGCATCTAAATCTCAAACGAAACACGAAAATGGGCATAAAGATGTTTACGGATCACCTGTGCAAACAAACTTAACAATTGGGTTAAATGGTCCTCCAGCGAGTAATAAAGCTGTTGAAGATCAGGAAGTGAAGTCAACGTTATCTTACTTCCAGCAAGGGATTTGGTCTCATCATATTTTGCCCAAGTCCGTCATTCCTCAAGGATTTAATAATGCAAATGCTGATGTCAGCTCACAGATACGCGTTGCAAGACCACCCGTTGAGGGGAGGATTAAAAATCAGTTGCTTCCTCGTTATTGGCCCAGGATTACAGAACAAGAATTGCAACAAATATCTGGAGA CTCAAACGCCACCATCGTTCCACTTTTTGAAAAGGTTCTCAGTGCGAGTGACGCTGGTCGAATCGGTCGCTTGGTTCTCCCAAAAGCATGCGCTGAA GCATATTTTCCACCGATATCTCAGCCTGAGGGGCTCCCTTTGAAAATACGGGATGTGAAGGGAAAAGACTGGCTGTTTCAGTTCAGATTTTGGCCAAATAATAACAGTCGAATGTATGTTTTAGAGGGTGTTACACCGTGCATACAGTCCATGCGGTTACAGGCTGGCGATACCG TGACATTCAGCCGAATGGAACCTGAAGGAAAGCTTCTTATGGGCTTTCGAAAGGCCTCAATGAATACATCTGTGCAG GGAAGTACGTATTCACATCTAAGCGAGTTGCCAAGAAATGTGAGTTGGCCCACAAATGAGCAACTTGGAATCAAGTTAATGGCTGGTGCATTCCCACCGTCAATGCTGGCTCCTGAGAAGAAAAGAAGCCGAAATATTGGGTCAAAAAGTAAACGGTTGCTCATTGAAAGTCAAGAATCTCTGGAGCTAATATACACATGGGAAGAATTACAGGATATGCTCTTCCCAGCCCCCCTTTCGAAGCCAATCATTGTTACAATTGACGACAATGAGCTTGAAGAATACGAA GAGCCTCCTGTTTTTGGGAAGGGGAGTATATTCACAGTTTCTGCATCCGG GGAGCAAGAACAATGGGCTGAGTGCGATAATTGTTCCAAATGGCGAAGGTTACCGGCTGATTTTCTTCTCCCTCCTAGATGGACATGCCAAGATAATGTATGGGACCAAAGCAG GGCCTCCTGTCTTGCACCTGATGAACTCAGCCCCAGAGAACTTGAGAACCTTCTTAGAAATGCAAAAGAGCTGGGAAATAATGTAACAAATATCCAAACAGCTTCCACAACCATTGGAACTGAACCAACGGTTGCAATGACCACCAAGCACCCGAGGCACCGGCCTGGCTGCTCATGCATAGTTTGCATTCAACCTCCAAGCGGTAAAGGCAAACACAAACCAACTTGCACTTGCAATGTATGCATGACAGTCAAACGTCGCTTCAAAACATTAATGTTGCGCAAGAAAAAGAGACAGTCCGAGCATGAAGCAAGTATTGCTGAAAAACTTCACAAGGAAGAGGTGGAACCCAAGAGTAATATTGTCAAGCGTGCAAATAACGAGTCAAGTTTATTATTAACTGAAAGTAGCAGCAAGGGACATTTGGACTTGAACATCCATCCCCGTGTAAGCATGATGAGTCTTTTTCAAGCTGCAAATCTGCCGTTGGAGACGTATTTGAAGCAAAATGATCTTACTAGCTTAAACTTTGAGCAACAAGCTAGTTCGGGTTCACAAGCATTGCATCAAGAAACTGGGGACATTGAAGGTGGAGATGAAGAGGATAAAGTGGGTGATGATGGTGAGCTCCAAGGGCCTAACAATATTCAAGACGCGTATTTGTGA